One segment of Paenibacillus sp. FSL R7-0337 DNA contains the following:
- a CDS encoding WXG100 family type VII secretion target, whose protein sequence is MVKQVFSPEQARSVASSIKAKGQSAKDIINKLDSEIKAAEAWWQGESSKAFIEEFNQLKPSLDKLVECVNGISMQLNKVAEIKEQSDRDIASQLRR, encoded by the coding sequence ATGGTGAAACAGGTATTCAGTCCTGAGCAGGCTAGAAGTGTTGCCAGTTCCATTAAGGCTAAAGGCCAAAGTGCTAAAGATATCATCAACAAGCTGGATAGTGAAATTAAAGCTGCTGAAGCATGGTGGCAAGGTGAATCCTCCAAGGCCTTCATTGAGGAATTCAATCAGTTGAAGCCGTCGCTCGACAAGCTGGTCGAGTGTGTGAATGGCATCAGTATGCAATTGAATAAGGTTGCAGAGATCAAAGAACAAAGCGATCGCGATATTGCCAGCCAGCTTCGCAGATAG